A genomic segment from Anaerobacillus sp. CMMVII encodes:
- the gap gene encoding type I glyceraldehyde-3-phosphate dehydrogenase, with protein MATKIGINGFGRIGRVVFRAALNNPNVEVVAVNDLTDAKMLAHLLKYDSVHGTLNATVETNGENLVVNGKEIKVTAERDPAKLSWGEQGVEVVVESTGFFTKRADAAKHLEAGAKKVIISAPATDEDITIVMGVNEDKYDAASHDVISNASCTTNCLAPFAKVINDTFGLRRGMMTTVHSYTNDQQILDLPHKDFRRARAAAENIIPTTTGAAKAVALVLPELKGKLNGGALRVPTPNVSLVDLVAELDKEVTVEEVNAALREAAEGPLKGILYYSEEPLVSGDYNGSPASSTIDALSTMVMEGNMVKIISWYDNESGYSHRVVDLVEYIANKGL; from the coding sequence ATGGCAACTAAAATAGGAATTAATGGATTTGGACGTATTGGACGTGTGGTTTTCCGCGCAGCTTTAAATAACCCGAATGTGGAAGTTGTTGCAGTAAACGACTTAACAGACGCAAAAATGCTAGCTCACCTTTTAAAATATGATTCAGTGCACGGTACATTAAATGCAACTGTTGAAACAAATGGTGAAAACCTAGTTGTTAACGGAAAAGAAATCAAAGTTACAGCTGAAAGAGATCCTGCAAAATTATCTTGGGGCGAGCAAGGTGTAGAAGTTGTTGTTGAATCAACTGGTTTCTTCACAAAACGTGCTGACGCTGCAAAACACTTAGAAGCTGGTGCGAAAAAAGTAATTATCTCAGCTCCTGCAACTGATGAAGATATCACAATCGTAATGGGTGTTAACGAAGACAAGTACGATGCTGCTAGCCATGACGTTATCTCAAACGCATCTTGTACAACAAACTGTTTAGCTCCATTCGCAAAAGTAATTAACGATACATTCGGACTTCGTCGTGGAATGATGACAACAGTTCACTCTTATACAAATGACCAACAAATTCTTGACTTACCACATAAAGATTTCCGTCGTGCTCGTGCAGCTGCTGAAAACATCATCCCAACAACAACGGGTGCTGCTAAAGCCGTAGCTCTAGTACTTCCTGAGTTAAAAGGAAAACTAAACGGTGGCGCATTACGTGTTCCAACACCAAACGTTTCTTTAGTAGACTTAGTTGCTGAACTTGACAAAGAAGTTACAGTTGAAGAAGTTAATGCTGCTCTTAGAGAAGCTGCTGAAGGTCCATTAAAAGGAATTCTTTACTATAGCGAAGAGCCACTAGTTTCTGGTGACTACAACGGAAGCCCTGCATCATCAACAATCGATGCACTTTCTACAATGGTTATGGAAGGCAACATGGTAAAAATCATTTCTTGGTATGACAACGAGTCTGGTTATTCTCACCGTGTAGTTGACCTAGTAGAGTACATCGCTAACAAAGGACTTTAA
- a CDS encoding phosphoglycerate kinase has product MNKKSVRDIEVKGKRVFCRVDFNVPMKSNEITDDTRIRAALPTIQYLIDQGAKVILASHLGRPKGQVNEEMRLNAVASRLSELLGKPVTKTDEAYGEAVESAISALGEGDVVLLENVRFYPGEEKNDPELAKAFASLADIYVNDAFGAAHRAHASTEGIAHHIPAVSGLLMEKELEVLGKALLDPDRPFTAIIGGAKVKDKIGVIENLLEKVDNLIIGGGLAYTFVKALGHDVGNSLLEEDKIDLAKSFIDKAKEKGVNLYMPEDVIVADKFSNEATTQVVDIDAIPSDWEGLDIGPKTVDTFRKVILESKLVIWNGPMGVFELSSFENGTKSVAVALADAQNTYTVIGGGDSAAAVEKFDLAENMDHISTGGGASLEFMEGKQLPGVVALNDK; this is encoded by the coding sequence ATGAACAAAAAGTCTGTTCGCGATATTGAGGTAAAAGGAAAACGTGTATTTTGCCGTGTTGACTTCAACGTTCCAATGAAAAGTAACGAAATAACTGATGATACACGAATTCGTGCAGCTCTTCCGACAATTCAATATCTCATCGATCAAGGTGCAAAAGTTATTTTAGCTAGCCACTTAGGTCGTCCAAAAGGCCAAGTGAACGAAGAAATGCGTTTAAATGCTGTTGCAAGTCGCCTTAGCGAGTTATTAGGAAAGCCAGTTACAAAGACCGATGAAGCTTATGGCGAAGCGGTTGAAAGTGCGATTTCTGCTCTTGGAGAAGGTGATGTCGTTCTACTAGAAAACGTTCGCTTCTACCCAGGTGAAGAAAAGAATGATCCTGAATTAGCGAAAGCGTTCGCTAGTCTAGCTGACATTTACGTAAATGACGCATTTGGTGCTGCTCACCGTGCTCATGCTTCTACAGAAGGAATTGCTCATCACATTCCAGCTGTTTCAGGTCTATTAATGGAAAAAGAATTAGAAGTGTTAGGAAAAGCGTTACTAGATCCTGACCGTCCTTTTACAGCGATCATTGGTGGGGCAAAAGTAAAAGACAAAATCGGTGTGATTGAGAATTTACTAGAAAAAGTAGATAATCTCATCATCGGTGGTGGTCTAGCTTATACATTTGTAAAAGCCTTAGGTCATGACGTTGGGAATTCACTTCTTGAAGAAGATAAAATTGATTTAGCGAAATCATTTATTGATAAAGCAAAAGAAAAAGGCGTTAATTTGTATATGCCTGAAGACGTTATCGTTGCAGATAAGTTTTCAAATGAGGCAACAACACAAGTCGTTGATATCGACGCGATTCCAAGTGATTGGGAAGGACTTGATATTGGACCGAAAACAGTCGATACCTTCCGTAAAGTCATCCTAGAATCAAAGCTTGTGATTTGGAATGGACCAATGGGTGTATTTGAATTATCATCGTTTGAAAATGGTACAAAGTCAGTAGCCGTTGCTTTAGCTGACGCGCAAAATACGTACACTGTCATTGGTGGCGGAGATTCAGCTGCAGCAGTTGAAAAATTCGATTTAGCTGAAAATATGGACCACATCTCAACAGGCGGTGGCGCATCATTAGAGTTTATGGAAGGCAAACAACTTCCAGGCGTAGTAGCGTTGAACGATAAATAA
- the tpiA gene encoding triose-phosphate isomerase: MRKPIIAGNWKMNKTIGEARTFVQEVKGLVPDSSKVDSVVCAPALFLDCLVDNSAGSDLKIGAQNMHFEESGAFTGEISPVALKDLDVTYVIIGHSERREMFAETDETVNKKTHAAFKHGLVPIVCCGETLEEREAGKTNDIVRGQMQNGLAGLSEDQVKNLVVAYEPIWAIGTGKSSSAAEANDTCGYIRTVIAEMFSQEAADAVRIQYGGSVKPENIAEYLGHSDIDGALVGGASLDHQSFLQLLEAVNE; this comes from the coding sequence GTGCGTAAACCAATCATTGCAGGAAACTGGAAGATGAATAAGACTATTGGTGAAGCAAGAACTTTTGTGCAGGAAGTAAAGGGTCTAGTACCTGATAGCTCAAAAGTAGATTCTGTTGTTTGTGCACCGGCTTTATTTTTAGATTGTTTAGTTGATAACTCAGCTGGCTCAGACTTGAAAATTGGTGCTCAAAACATGCACTTTGAAGAAAGTGGCGCTTTTACAGGGGAAATTAGTCCTGTTGCACTTAAGGATTTAGATGTAACTTACGTGATTATTGGTCACTCAGAGCGTCGTGAAATGTTTGCTGAAACAGATGAGACAGTAAACAAGAAAACACATGCAGCCTTCAAGCATGGTCTAGTACCGATTGTTTGTTGTGGTGAGACGCTAGAAGAGCGTGAAGCTGGAAAAACAAATGATATTGTCCGCGGCCAAATGCAAAATGGTTTAGCAGGGCTTTCAGAAGACCAAGTGAAGAACCTAGTTGTTGCATATGAGCCAATCTGGGCAATCGGAACAGGGAAATCTTCTTCAGCAGCAGAAGCAAATGATACGTGCGGATATATCCGTACGGTTATAGCTGAAATGTTTTCACAAGAAGCGGCAGACGCTGTACGCATTCAATATGGCGGTAGCGTGAAGCCTGAAAATATTGCTGAGTACTTAGGTCATTCAGATATTGATGGTGCTTTAGTAGGTGGCGCAAGCCTTGACCATCAATCATTTTTACAGCTTTTGGAGGCAGTCAATGAGTAA
- the gpmI gene encoding 2,3-bisphosphoglycerate-independent phosphoglycerate mutase — protein MSKKPVALIILDGFALRDETKGNAVAHAKKPNFDRYWNEYPHAQLMASGEAVGLPEGQMGNSEVGHLNIGAGRVVYQSLTRVNKSIREGEFFENETFLNAINHVNENNTSLHVYGLLSDGGIHSHIQHLFALLELANRKNVERVYVHGFLDGRDVGPTSAEEYLVALEEKMKQLGTGKIASISGRYYAMDRDQRWERVEKTYKAMVYGEGLKYKNSVDALQDSYKSGIHDEFVLPSVMTNEDGSPVGTIEDNDAIIFFNFRPDRAIQLSQVFTNNDFRGFDRGDKHPTNLHYVCLTHFSESVDGFVAFKPTNLDNTLGEVLSQQGYKQLRIAETEKYPHVTFFFSGGREDKFPGEERVLIDSPKVATYDLKPEMSAYEVTDALLSEIAADKHDAIILNFANPDMVGHSGMLEPTVKAIEAVDECLGKVVDAILAKGGYAVITADHGNADEVITLADTPMTAHTTNPVPVIVTKTGASLRQDGKLADLSPTVLALLGAEQPEEMTGKSLLV, from the coding sequence ATGAGTAAGAAACCTGTAGCATTAATTATCCTGGACGGATTTGCTTTACGCGATGAAACGAAGGGGAATGCAGTTGCCCACGCGAAAAAGCCAAACTTTGACCGTTACTGGAACGAATATCCCCATGCTCAGTTAATGGCATCTGGTGAAGCAGTAGGTTTACCTGAAGGGCAAATGGGAAATTCTGAAGTAGGACATTTAAATATTGGTGCAGGTCGTGTCGTTTATCAAAGCTTAACTCGCGTAAATAAATCGATCCGCGAAGGTGAGTTTTTTGAAAATGAAACCTTCTTAAATGCCATCAATCACGTAAATGAAAACAACACTAGCCTTCATGTTTACGGGCTATTGTCCGATGGTGGTATACATAGCCACATTCAACATTTATTTGCTTTACTTGAGCTTGCGAATCGCAAAAATGTAGAGCGTGTGTATGTTCACGGCTTTTTAGATGGAAGAGATGTTGGACCGACAAGCGCTGAGGAATATCTTGTTGCGCTTGAGGAAAAAATGAAACAGTTAGGCACAGGAAAAATAGCTTCAATTTCAGGCCGTTACTATGCGATGGATCGCGACCAACGCTGGGAACGAGTTGAAAAAACATACAAAGCAATGGTGTATGGAGAAGGCTTAAAATATAAGAATAGTGTGGATGCACTACAAGATTCTTATAAAAGTGGGATCCATGATGAGTTCGTCTTACCTTCTGTAATGACTAATGAAGATGGTTCACCTGTTGGAACGATTGAGGATAATGATGCAATCATTTTCTTCAACTTCCGTCCTGACCGTGCCATTCAATTATCTCAAGTTTTTACAAATAACGACTTCCGTGGTTTTGATCGTGGTGATAAACACCCGACAAATCTCCACTATGTATGTTTAACTCATTTTAGTGAGTCAGTCGATGGTTTTGTGGCATTCAAACCGACAAACCTTGATAATACGCTAGGAGAAGTGCTAAGCCAACAAGGCTATAAGCAATTACGTATCGCTGAAACAGAAAAATATCCACACGTGACATTTTTCTTTAGTGGCGGTCGTGAAGATAAGTTTCCTGGTGAAGAGCGTGTCCTAATCGACTCGCCAAAGGTAGCAACCTACGACTTAAAACCTGAAATGAGTGCATATGAAGTAACAGATGCACTTCTTAGTGAGATCGCTGCTGACAAGCACGATGCAATCATTCTAAACTTCGCTAACCCTGATATGGTTGGTCACTCAGGAATGCTTGAGCCAACTGTTAAAGCGATCGAAGCAGTAGATGAGTGCCTTGGAAAAGTGGTTGATGCAATCCTTGCTAAGGGTGGTTATGCAGTTATTACAGCCGATCACGGCAATGCTGATGAAGTAATCACACTAGCAGATACACCAATGACTGCTCATACAACCAACCCAGTTCCAGTGATCGTTACAAAAACAGGCGCATCACTTCGTCAAGACGGAAAACTTGCCGATCTATCCCCAACCGTTCTAGCCCTCCTAGGAGCAGAACAACCAGAGGAAATGACGGGTAAATCTTTACTAGTTTAG
- the eno gene encoding phosphopyruvate hydratase — protein sequence MTIITDVYAREVLDSRGNPTIEVEVYLESGAMGRAMVPSGASTGEHEAVELRDGGDRYMGKGVLKAVENVNEEIAPELVGYDALDQIGIDQLMIDLDGTPNKSKLGANAILGVSMAVARAAADALDIPLYVYLGGFNAKTLPTPMMNIINGGEHADNNVDIQEFMVMPIGAEKFADALRMGAEIFHNLKAVLKSKGYNTAVGDEGGFAPNLSSNEEALQTIIEAIEKAGYKPGEEVVLAMDVAASEMYEDGKYNMKGEGVVKTAEEMVEYYSQLVAKYPIVSIEDGLDENDWDGWKKLTEALGDKVQLVGDDLFVTNTTKLSEGIEKGIGNSILIKVNQIGTLTETFDAIEMAKRAGYTAVISHRSGETEDSTIADIAVATNAGQIKTGAPSRTDRVAKYNQLLRIEDGLDYIGQYAGKKAFYNLKNL from the coding sequence ATGACAATTATTACTGATGTTTATGCACGCGAAGTATTAGACTCTCGTGGAAACCCTACTATTGAAGTTGAAGTATATCTTGAAAGTGGTGCAATGGGACGAGCTATGGTTCCAAGTGGTGCGTCTACTGGTGAGCATGAAGCAGTTGAGCTTCGTGACGGCGGCGACCGTTATATGGGTAAAGGTGTTTTAAAAGCTGTTGAAAATGTTAACGAAGAGATTGCACCTGAATTAGTTGGTTATGACGCTCTTGATCAAATTGGAATTGACCAATTAATGATCGATCTTGATGGTACTCCTAACAAATCTAAACTAGGTGCTAACGCTATTTTAGGTGTATCTATGGCTGTTGCTCGTGCGGCTGCTGACGCTTTAGATATTCCTTTATACGTATACTTAGGCGGATTTAACGCAAAAACTCTTCCAACACCAATGATGAACATCATTAACGGTGGTGAGCATGCGGATAACAACGTAGACATTCAAGAATTCATGGTAATGCCTATCGGTGCTGAAAAATTCGCTGACGCTCTTCGTATGGGTGCTGAAATTTTCCACAACCTTAAAGCAGTTCTTAAGTCTAAAGGTTACAACACAGCTGTAGGTGACGAAGGTGGATTTGCTCCAAACTTATCATCAAACGAAGAAGCTCTTCAAACAATCATTGAAGCGATCGAAAAAGCTGGTTACAAGCCAGGTGAAGAAGTGGTTCTTGCAATGGACGTTGCTGCTTCTGAAATGTACGAAGATGGCAAGTACAACATGAAGGGTGAAGGCGTTGTAAAAACAGCTGAAGAAATGGTTGAGTACTATAGCCAATTAGTTGCTAAATACCCAATCGTATCGATCGAAGACGGCCTTGACGAAAACGACTGGGATGGCTGGAAGAAGCTTACTGAAGCATTAGGAGACAAAGTTCAATTAGTTGGTGACGACTTATTCGTAACAAACACAACTAAGCTTTCTGAAGGTATCGAAAAAGGAATTGGTAACTCAATTCTAATCAAAGTTAACCAAATTGGTACATTAACTGAAACTTTCGATGCAATCGAAATGGCAAAACGCGCTGGTTACACAGCAGTAATCTCTCACCGTTCTGGTGAAACAGAAGACAGCACAATCGCTGACATCGCTGTTGCAACAAACGCTGGCCAAATCAAAACAGGTGCTCCATCACGTACAGACCGCGTTGCGAAGTACAACCAATTACTTCGTATCGAAGACGGCCTAGACTACATCGGTCAATACGCTGGTAAGAAAGCATTCTACAACCTAAAAAATCTTTAA
- a CDS encoding type II toxin-antitoxin system RelE/ParE family toxin, whose product MFARKIIDTIETTAAFPYSGRSVPEMKDEMIREKVLANYRIIYRINNNSVEVVRIIHNARSIIDTNH is encoded by the coding sequence ATGTTTGCTAGAAAAATAATTGATACAATTGAAACAACTGCTGCATTTCCTTACTCCGGGAGAAGTGTTCCAGAAATGAAAGACGAAATGATCAGAGAAAAAGTCTTAGCCAATTATAGAATAATATATCGTATTAATAACAATTCAGTTGAAGTAGTTCGAATCATTCATAATGCCAGAAGTATTATAGATACAAACCATTAA
- a CDS encoding carbon starvation protein A, giving the protein MITFLASIALLIIGYFTYGKLIEKIFGVKEARQTPAYSMKDGVDYIPMGTNRNSLIQLLNIAGVGPIFGPIMGALYGPVAFIWIVAGAIFAGAVHDYLTGMISIRNNGAHLPQLAGQFLGKTMKHVVNFVAVLLLLLVGTVFVTAPAGLLYNVMNGWMALGVITAIIFVYYILATMLPVDKIIGRIYPVLGALLLISAIGIGGMLVFTGAPIPELTLQNMHPAGAAVFPILMITIACGAISGFHATQSPIISRTLQNERNGRKVFYGMMIVEGIIAMIWAAAAMSLFYGTDLSELIKTGGAGLVVSEVSFTLLGAIGGTLAVLGVIVLPITSGDTAFRSARMIIAEYINVSQIKITNRLWIALPLFAVAFALTKMDFTLLWRYFGVTNAAISAIALFVGAMYLAIQYKMHWVATIPAIFMTMVAFTFIFNAPIGFGLPMTTSYVAATVATVVVLVLFAYKVKLNRQVANFKLDADEKKAA; this is encoded by the coding sequence ATGATTACATTTTTAGCATCTATCGCCCTATTAATCATTGGATATTTTACGTATGGAAAGTTAATAGAGAAAATTTTTGGAGTAAAAGAAGCTAGGCAAACGCCAGCTTACAGTATGAAAGACGGTGTCGATTACATTCCGATGGGAACAAATCGAAACTCATTAATTCAGTTATTGAACATTGCAGGTGTCGGCCCTATTTTTGGACCGATCATGGGTGCTTTATATGGCCCAGTCGCTTTCATTTGGATTGTGGCAGGTGCAATTTTTGCCGGAGCTGTCCATGACTACCTAACGGGTATGATTTCGATTAGAAATAATGGCGCCCACTTACCACAACTTGCTGGACAATTTTTAGGAAAAACGATGAAGCACGTGGTAAATTTCGTCGCAGTTCTTCTTTTACTTCTTGTTGGTACTGTGTTCGTTACCGCACCAGCTGGTCTTTTATATAACGTGATGAATGGCTGGATGGCATTAGGCGTGATTACAGCAATTATTTTTGTTTACTATATTCTTGCTACAATGCTTCCTGTTGATAAAATTATCGGTCGAATTTATCCAGTTTTAGGTGCGCTATTACTAATTAGTGCAATTGGAATTGGTGGAATGCTTGTATTTACAGGGGCTCCAATCCCTGAATTAACATTACAAAATATGCACCCAGCTGGAGCAGCTGTTTTCCCAATTTTAATGATTACCATTGCTTGTGGAGCGATTTCTGGTTTCCATGCTACACAATCACCGATTATCTCTAGAACGTTACAAAACGAAAGAAATGGTCGTAAAGTATTCTACGGCATGATGATTGTTGAAGGAATTATCGCAATGATTTGGGCAGCAGCAGCGATGAGTCTTTTCTACGGAACTGACTTAAGCGAGTTAATTAAAACAGGTGGCGCTGGTCTTGTTGTAAGTGAAGTATCATTCACTTTATTAGGTGCAATCGGTGGAACATTAGCAGTTCTTGGTGTTATCGTCCTTCCAATTACATCAGGCGACACAGCCTTCCGTTCTGCGCGTATGATCATTGCTGAGTATATTAACGTATCACAAATTAAAATTACAAACCGTCTTTGGATTGCCTTACCATTATTCGCTGTTGCATTTGCTCTAACAAAAATGGACTTCACGCTTCTTTGGAGATACTTCGGAGTGACAAATGCAGCAATTAGTGCGATTGCCTTGTTTGTCGGAGCGATGTATTTAGCTATTCAATACAAAATGCACTGGGTAGCCACTATACCGGCAATCTTTATGACAATGGTAGCCTTTACCTTCATCTTTAATGCACCAATCGGTTTTGGATTACCGATGACAACATCTTATGTAGCTGCTACTGTAGCAACCGTTGTTGTCCTTGTACTATTCGCTTATAAAGTAAAGCTAAACCGTCAAGTAGCGAACTTTAAGTTAGACGCTGACGAGAAGAAAGCAGCTTAA
- a CDS encoding LytTR family DNA-binding domain-containing protein, whose translation MKIPIRTVVIDDEPYSRDELKFLLERYGDVEVIGEADSGEKGLEVIITKEPDVIFVDIEMSQMSGLDLAAALKNLKKTPFIIFATAYPNYAAKAFRVDALDYLLKPFNEEELDETMKRVKERLNKNKVVEKSEPTIAKLAVEDERSIVYLSPSDITYLFREDRETIICTVDRKFYSKLPMKDLEEKLRGYPFFRTHKSYLVNLDKVEQLIPWFNGAYQLKVAGRKDEIPVSRNYVKSLRERLEL comes from the coding sequence ATGAAAATTCCAATCCGTACAGTGGTTATTGATGATGAGCCCTATAGTCGTGATGAATTGAAATTTTTACTCGAGCGGTACGGTGACGTCGAAGTGATTGGCGAGGCTGACTCTGGTGAGAAGGGGTTGGAGGTCATCATTACGAAAGAACCTGATGTAATCTTTGTTGATATTGAGATGTCGCAAATGTCTGGGCTCGATTTGGCAGCTGCGCTAAAAAATTTGAAAAAGACACCTTTCATTATTTTTGCCACCGCCTACCCCAACTATGCGGCAAAGGCCTTTCGCGTTGATGCGCTCGACTACTTGCTAAAGCCTTTTAACGAGGAAGAGCTAGACGAGACGATGAAGCGCGTCAAGGAGCGTTTAAATAAGAATAAAGTAGTAGAAAAATCGGAACCAACCATTGCAAAGTTGGCCGTTGAGGATGAACGCTCAATCGTTTATTTATCGCCTTCTGATATTACGTATCTTTTCCGAGAGGATCGTGAAACAATTATTTGTACGGTTGATCGCAAGTTTTACTCAAAGTTACCGATGAAGGACCTAGAAGAAAAGTTACGAGGCTATCCATTTTTTCGAACTCATAAAAGCTATCTTGTGAATCTCGATAAAGTTGAACAGCTTATTCCTTGGTTTAACGGTGCCTACCAATTGAAAGTTGCCGGTCGAAAAGATGAAATTCCTGTTAGTAGAAACTACGTAAAATCACTTAGAGAGCGTTTAGAGCTCTAA
- a CDS encoding sensor histidine kinase, with protein sequence MLELFLVMLERLGIIVSVAFLMTRLKFVRHLIDKRKLSKRQQVSVIVLFGIFGIIGTYTGVTVDTEAHTYSRWVLELGEDEAIANSRVIGIVVAGLLGGWKVGLGAGVIAGVHRYTLGGFTGLACGVSTIIAGLIAGYFYRNNKNKRIISLQTALLVGMLAEAVQMVIILIMAKPFDQALTLVQSIGMPMVIANGLGTAIFIMIIRNVLHEEEKIGSLQAQKSLKLADLTLKFLRKGLTEESTLPTCQILLKEIDVDAVSITNKEKVLAFVGEGQEHYSKNEDIQTSATKRVLKNGELVIAKKEEIENWPFTAAIIAPLKIKDETIGTLKFYLKSEKELSPMIIELSKGLSSLLSHQLELSEVDRHLELAKQAEIKALQAQVSPHFLFNALNTIVSLIRTDPMKARKLLISLSHYFRQNLAGTSATETSLEEELKHVKAYLEIEEARFSDKLTVRYEIDEEALTTKLPPMTLQPIVENAMKHGLKQLRNDHFILIKVKKEADQILISITDNGIGIDPSRLEKLGKEQVASTTGTGIGLYNARRRLNMMYGDDTKFFIESEEDQGTTISFSVREGDKKDENSNPYSGY encoded by the coding sequence ATGTTGGAGTTATTTTTGGTGATGCTGGAGCGTCTTGGGATTATTGTGTCAGTTGCATTTTTGATGACGCGCTTAAAGTTTGTGCGTCATTTAATAGATAAAAGGAAGTTATCGAAGCGGCAGCAAGTTAGTGTAATCGTGCTGTTTGGTATTTTTGGTATTATCGGAACTTATACAGGGGTGACTGTGGATACGGAGGCCCATACATATTCGCGTTGGGTTCTGGAGCTTGGTGAGGATGAAGCGATTGCGAATTCTCGAGTGATTGGAATTGTAGTGGCAGGTTTATTAGGAGGCTGGAAGGTTGGCTTAGGTGCAGGAGTCATTGCTGGTGTTCATCGATATACACTTGGTGGTTTCACTGGACTTGCTTGTGGTGTGTCTACAATCATTGCTGGACTTATTGCTGGATATTTTTATCGTAATAATAAAAATAAACGGATCATTTCGCTGCAGACAGCTTTACTTGTAGGAATGCTGGCTGAGGCGGTGCAAATGGTGATCATCCTGATTATGGCAAAGCCTTTTGATCAAGCATTAACGCTCGTTCAAAGTATTGGAATGCCGATGGTCATTGCAAATGGATTAGGTACAGCGATCTTTATTATGATTATTAGGAATGTCCTGCATGAAGAGGAAAAGATCGGCTCGCTACAAGCGCAGAAATCATTAAAGCTAGCAGACTTAACGTTGAAATTTTTACGTAAAGGACTAACAGAAGAGTCAACGCTACCAACCTGTCAAATTCTTTTAAAGGAGATTGATGTCGATGCCGTTTCGATTACCAATAAGGAAAAGGTGCTCGCGTTTGTTGGGGAAGGTCAAGAACACTATTCTAAAAATGAAGACATTCAAACCAGTGCTACAAAACGTGTTTTAAAAAATGGTGAACTTGTCATTGCTAAAAAAGAAGAAATTGAGAATTGGCCTTTTACTGCGGCGATTATTGCGCCTTTAAAAATTAAGGATGAAACGATTGGTACATTAAAGTTTTATCTTAAATCTGAAAAAGAATTGTCGCCAATGATCATTGAATTGAGTAAAGGACTTTCGTCATTACTAAGTCACCAGCTTGAGTTATCTGAGGTTGACCGCCATTTGGAGCTTGCGAAACAAGCGGAAATTAAAGCGCTACAGGCACAGGTTAGCCCACACTTTCTATTTAATGCATTAAATACGATTGTTTCCCTCATACGGACTGACCCAATGAAAGCAAGGAAACTATTGATATCACTCTCGCACTATTTTAGGCAAAACTTAGCTGGAACGAGTGCAACGGAAACGTCGCTGGAAGAGGAATTAAAGCATGTCAAAGCTTATTTAGAAATTGAAGAAGCGCGTTTTTCAGACAAGCTAACCGTTCGCTATGAAATAGATGAAGAGGCACTAACAACAAAACTTCCGCCGATGACGTTACAGCCGATCGTTGAAAATGCGATGAAGCATGGGTTAAAGCAGCTGCGAAACGACCATTTTATTTTAATAAAAGTAAAAAAGGAAGCTGACCAAATTCTTATAAGCATCACAGATAACGGGATTGGGATTGATCCGTCTCGGCTTGAGAAGCTCGGCAAGGAACAAGTCGCCTCAACAACAGGAACAGGAATTGGGCTTTATAATGCACGTCGGCGCTTAAATATGATGTACGGCGACGATACGAAATTTTTTATAGAAAGCGAAGAAGATCAAGGAACTACTATTTCTTTTTCAGTAAGAGAAGGAGACAAGAAAGATGAAAATTCCAATCCGTACAGTGGTTATTGA
- a CDS encoding protease complex subunit PrcB family protein — translation MRRHLLWLLFTMLIVTGCGQGSLSPDNNLGEPEAEEENPNEKGEEEVMNEGNIPFELLTTQEIMASYPQVYKFYTLVSNKDISDYRIYTENGYEIIAVSTGLKPTGGYRIEVAAITNVDGKTVISLEEYSPPEGALVTQALVNPTIFILLAKEKIFDDKIILLDGSPFEIDGGTAY, via the coding sequence ATGAGAAGACATCTGTTATGGCTACTATTTACTATGTTAATTGTCACGGGGTGTGGGCAGGGGTCGTTAAGTCCTGATAATAATCTTGGCGAACCTGAGGCGGAAGAAGAAAATCCAAACGAAAAAGGAGAAGAAGAAGTCATGAACGAAGGGAATATACCATTTGAACTGCTGACGACGCAAGAAATAATGGCGAGTTATCCGCAAGTATATAAGTTTTACACGCTTGTGAGTAACAAGGATATTAGTGATTATCGAATATACACTGAAAATGGTTACGAAATAATTGCAGTTTCGACTGGTTTGAAACCTACTGGAGGCTACCGAATTGAAGTTGCGGCAATAACAAATGTTGATGGGAAGACAGTTATTAGTTTAGAAGAGTATTCTCCTCCTGAAGGTGCGTTGGTCACACAAGCATTAGTAAACCCAACGATCTTTATTTTGCTAGCAAAAGAAAAAATATTTGACGATAAAATTATTTTACTAGACGGATCTCCATTTGAAATAGATGGTGGAACTGCGTATTAA